Genomic segment of Gilliamella apis:
TTTAATTAATAGGATAATAGAATGAAAAAATGTACTTTGATGTTAAATAACCCAGATGGTATTACTCGATATAATGAACCGGTAATCGCGCGTCTTTTTTTCAAAGAACAGCCAATAGATCCGTCTAAATTAAAACTAGTTAATGAGCAAGGAAAAGTTATACCACATCAATTGTTTGATATCGTTTATGATGATACTAATACATTAATCTCTGCTTGCTCAATCGCCTTTATAGTAACCAATTTAGAGCAGTTAGTTGAAAATTATACTTTGTTTCTTGATGAAAAAACGTCAACAAGCAATGTAAGTGGCATAAAACAACTAGCGCCAACTTTAAATGATGGTGTAAAACGACTTGATACAGGGCATTATATTTTAGAATTATGTCGTGGTACTGCTGACGGAACATCATATGGGAAATGGGGTATTCGTTACTTTTCTGCTAAAGCTGAAGGTCGGAATTTGATTAAGGATTCCTCTAATGCTATAGGTGGTTTTTATGGCCCCTTTTTTACTCCTGCTAATGGTTTAATTAATCCACCGGAGCATACCATCGTAGAGTGCCAAACAGAGGTCGAAGGGCCAATCTATTGTCGATATCGTTTCAATGGAAAAATTCCCAATGGCTTAGATCCAGCTTTGCATGATAAATCATTCTCAATTGTGTGGGAATTTTTCTATCAATCACCATGGTTTAGACGTACTTATTATGTTGATGATTTTGAAACTTCTGTTGATGGTATGCCGGTCATAAATAAGATCACCGTTGGTGATGAGTATGAAAGTGGTCAAAATAATGTGGTATTTTCACGTTTTGCTAGTTATGGTGGTACTTATTATCGACAAGGCGATCTTTATGCCAATATTCTAGCTGATGAAGTTAATCGAATTTTATCGCAACCACTAGATCAACTTCCTCTGAATGCAAGACTTTATCGAGAGTCTATTGGTGATAATATTAATGCAGTTTCTTGGGATTTTTTCTGGAGACTATTTTGTGTTAAAGAAGGCATTTTAAGTGATGAAGAAATAAAATCACATGTCAAAACCATTCTGCGTAAAGCTCATCATGTTGTGCATAATAGCTCTCGAAACAAAGAAGTATTATTTGCTAAAGATGTGGATGTTAATAGTGTCCCAGAACAAACGATTTTTCCACTTGCTGCAAATAAAACGGCTGAAATAAATCCCGAATCAGGTTATGCTATGGTTTGGTATACGAGTAATATTGTCGGACGTTATCAAATTGTTCAACGTAAAGATTCAGGTTGGGTTAATTGGGGTACTAATGGTGAAAATGAGTATCCAGAATTACCTACCGGTTCAACGATTTATACTGCATATGGTCAATTTGATGATTGGCAGAAGCAAGCCGATAGTATGGAAAAAAATATTGATGTCAAACAAGGGTTAATCGAAGATGAATGACATAAAGATTGTTGCAATAGGTGAATTTTTATGGGATTGTTTACCTAATGGGAAAAAGATTGGCGGAGCTGCCGCCAACTTTTGTTATCATGCTAAATCAGCTGGAGCAAATGCAATATTAGTTTCTGCAATTGGCGATGACGACAATGGTAGAGAATTACGTGAACAGATTGAAAAACTGCAAATCCCACAACAAATTCAAATATCTGCAAATTATCCAACTGGAACGGTATTAGTTAAATTAGATTCAGCTGGTAAACCCACTTATGATATTGTTAATCCTGTAGCTTGGGATGATATTCAATTAACAAATCAACTATTAGAACTTATCCAGCAAGATGATTTAGATGCAATCTATTTCGGCAGTTTAATTCAACGTAATATACATAATCATGAATTATTGCAAAAGATTATTAACCACAGGTCTCAAAAAAGCAAAATTATTGTTGATATTAATTTACGTCAAAATCATTATAACCACGCAACTTTACTTCTTTGTATTGAACATGCCAATATTTTGAAGTTAAATGATGAAGAATTACCAATTGTTGCTGATTTATTAAAGATAAAGGCAGATCCACAAGCGCTTTTCAATTATCTAAATCAACATTATCAACTTGAATTATTAATTTATACCTGTGGTAGTGAAGGTAGTCATCTTATTACCCAAAATGAACAGAATCATTGTCCTGCTGAAAAAATCACCCCAATTGATACTGTTGGTGCTGGTGATTCATTTATGGCAATAAGTAGCGTGTTATATTTAAAAGGTAAACAATTACAGGAAATTAATAGTAAAGCAAATCATATTGCAGCATATGTTTGTACTCAAAGCGGACCTATGCCTATTTTACCGCAAGCATATATAGCCGAATTATAATCTCTTTTCAGGCCTAGCTTTTTAATTAATGAATAATAGCTAGGTCATAACTATTCTTGTCATATTTGATTACACCATTGTTTTATTAATTCCTAATCAAAAATAACCACTAAAAAAGCTATTAATAATTAAAAATAGGGTACTGTTTGTTTTTAGTGGTTACTAAAACAGGATGAGTTTAATCGCTAGAGATAAATCTATTTTTAAATCAAGTTCAAGCCTATTTAAAATCCTTATGATAAGTGATAGTATACTCCGTCTATTTATTTATGTACGCATGTGCGCTTTCGTGTGGCGCACCACTGTTATAAGGATTTATTATGCCAATTATTACTCTTCCTGATGGAAGTCAACGTCAATTTGATAAACCTGTTACTGTATTAGAAGTAGCACAAAGTATTGGTGCAGGACTTGCTAAAGCCTGTATCGCAGGCCGTGTTAATGGTGAACGTAAAGATGCGTGTGATGTTATCGAGCATGACGCAACGTTAGCTATTATTACCGCCAAAGATGAAGATGGACTTGAAATTATTCGTCATTCTTGTGCTCATTTATTAGGACATGCCATCAAACAATTATGGCCTAATACTCAGATGGCTATCGGGCCTACTATTGATAATGGCTTTTATTATGATGTCGATTTAGATCACTCTTTAACTCAGGAAGATCTTGATGCTTTAGAAAAACGAATGCATGAATTGGCTAAAAAAGATTATGAAGTTAAAAAAGAAGTAGTGAGTTGGGAACGTGCAAGAGAAGTGTTTTGGGAACGTCACGAACCTTATAAAATTGCTATTTTAGATGAAAACATTCCTAAAGATTCTACACCAGCACTTTATCATCATGAAGAATATATTGATATGTGTCGTGGGCCTCATGTTCCTAATATGCGTTTTTGTCACCATTTTAAATTACAAAAAGTTGCTGGCGCTTATTGGCGTGGTAATAGTGATAACAAAATGTTACAACGCATCTATGGAACTGCATGGGCAGATAAAAAACAACTCGACAGTTATTTACAATTTCTAGAAGAAGCGGCAAAACGCGATCATCGTAAAATTGGTAAACAACTTGATCTTTATCATATGCAAGAAGAAGCACCAGGTATGGTATTTTGGCATAATGATGGTTGGATTATTTTCCGTGAATTGGAAGTTTTTGTTCGTACCAAACTGAAAGAATATGATTATCAAGAAGTGAAAGGTCCATTTATGATGGATCGTGTACTTTGGGAAAAAACAGGGCATTGGGGTAACTATAAAGAATTAATGTTTGTTACTTCATCAGAAAACCGAGAATATTGTATTAAGCCAATGAACTGTCCTGGCCATGTGCAAATTTTTAATCAAGGTCTTAAATCTTATCGTGATCTTCCATTACGTATGGCGGAATTTGGTAGTTGTCATCGAAATGAACCTTCAGGTTCTTTGCACGGATTAATGCGTGTGCGTGGTTTTACTCAAGATGATGCGCATATCTTTTGTACCGAAGGGCAAATTCGAAGTGAAGTAAATAGCTGTATCAAAATGGTCTATGATACTTATAGTACGTTTGGCTTTAAAGATATCACGGTTAAATTATCGACTCGTCCAGAAAAACGTATTGGTAAAGATGAAACTTGGGATTTAGCAGAAAAAGATTTAGCTGAATGTTTGCAAGAAAATGGCATTGAATTTGAATATTTACCTGGTGAAGGGGCATTCTATGGTCCAAAAATTGAATTTACTTTACATGATTGCTTAGGTCGAGCATGGCAATGCGGTACAGTTCAACTTGACTTTATGTTACCAGAACGATTAGATGCAACTTATGTTGGTGAAGATAATGAACGCCATGTTCCTGTTATGATTCACCGAGCTATACTTGGTTCAATGGAACGCTTCATGGGTATATTGACCGAAGATTGTGCTGGATTCTTCCCAACTTGGTTAGCGCCGTTACAAGTAGCAGTTATCAATATTACTGATAATCAAGCCGATTATGCCAAACAATTAACCGAGCAACTACAAAAAGTTGGCATTAGAGCAAAAGCGGACTTGAGAAATGAGAAAATAGGGTTTAAAATCCGTGAGCATACTCTAAAACGCGTTCCTTATATGTTTGTCTGTGGAGACAAAGAGATGGAATCAGGAACAATTTCAGTTCGAACTCGCCAAGGTAAAGATCTTGGTAGCTTTGAAGTGAAACATGTTATAGAATTATTGCTAAATGAAATTCATAGTCGTTCATTAGAACAAATGAATTAATGATAAATTAATTTGGAGGAATGAGATATTAAAGTCAGTAAACGAATTCAGTCAACACGCGCGCACAAAATCAATGATGAGATTACTGCTCGTGAGGTGAGGTTAACCGGCGTCGATGGTGAACAGCTCGGCATTGTTAGCTTAGACGAAGCTTTAAAACAAGCTGAGGAAGCAACATTAGATTTAGTTGAAATAAGTCCTAATGCAGAGCCACCTGTTTGTCGAATTATGGATTATGGCAAGTTCCTCTATGAAAAGAGTAAAGCAACAAAAGAACAGAAGAAGAAGCAAAAGGTTGTTCAGGTTAAGGAAATTAAATTCCGACCTGGTACAGACGAAGGCGACTATCAGGTAAAACTCCGCAGCCTGATACGCTTTCTTGAAGATGGCGATAAAGCTAAAGTTACGTTACGTTTTCGTGGACGTGAAATGGCTCACCAACAGTTAGGTACTGAAATGCTTGATCGCATTAAAGAAGACTTAGCTGATTTGGCTATCATTGAATCTTATCCAACTAAGATTGAAGGTCGTCAAATGATTATGGTGTTAGCGCCGAAGAAGAAATAGTGGTTCAACAAGCTAATTTTTAGTTTATTAAAAATTACACCATTATTTTATTTTTATTAACAATGCGAAGTGGAAATTTATAAAATGCCTAAAATTAAAACTGTAAAAGGCGCAGCAAAGCGCTTTAAAAAAACAGCATCTGGTGGCTTTAAGCATAAGCAAGCTAACAAGAGCCATATCCTAACTAAAAAATCAACTAAACGTAAACGTCATTTACGTGGTTTGACAACTGTGTCAAAAGGCGATTTAGGTTTAGTAGTGGCGTGTGTTCCATACGCTTAATTTATTGATTAATTATTTAGAGGATATAGTTTATGGCTCGTGTTAAACGTGGTGTTATTGCTCGTGCACGTCACAAGAAAATTTTAAAACAAGCAAAAGGGTATTATGGTGCTCGTTCACGCGTATATCGTGTTGCTTTCCAAGCAGTAATTAAAGCTGGACAATATGCGTATCGTGACCGTCGTCAACGTAAACGTCAATTCCGTCAATTATGGATTGTTCGTATCAATGCTGCTGCTCGTCAATGTGGTTTATCTTACAGCCGTTTTATCAATGGTTTAAAGAAAGCTTCAATTGAAATCGATCGTAAGATCCTTGCAGATATCGCAGTATTCGATAAAAATGCATTCGCTGCATTAGTTGAAAAAGCAAAAGCTGCACTTTAATAGCTTTATAAGAGCCGAGTTATCTCGGCTTTTATTGTTTTAACAATATTTAAGAGTTGATCGATTATGAATTTAGTTGTTTTTCGTTTCTTTTTTAGCTTCGGTAAGCTTATTCGTTTGTGAGGCAAATGAGAAACGAAAAATAATTATAAAAGCCTCAGGAGAGGCTTTTTTTATGTAATAAACAATAAGCAGGAGAACTGTATGTCTCAATTAGTTGAACTGGTAAGCAATGCCAAATCCGCTATTGAAAGTGCTAATGATATTAATACTATCGAACAGATTCGAGTGGAGTATTTTGGTAAAAAGGGCTATTTTACCATGCAAATGGCGTCTTTACGTGATGTTCCAGCTGATCAACGGCCAGCCGTAGGTCAGAAAATTAATGATGCAAAGCAAGAAGTTGTTGAGTTATTAAACCAAAAACGTAACTTTTTAGAGCGTCAGACTCTTAATGCAAAATTAGCCAATGAAACCATTGATATTACTCTTCCTGGTAAATCACTTGAATTAGGTGGATTGCATCCAGTAACTAAAACTATTAACCGTTTGGTTGAGTTTTTTGGGCAATTAGGTTTTGCTGTTGAAACAGGACCCGAAATAGAAGATGATTATCATAACTTCGATGCTTTAAATATTCCTGCACATCATCCTGCTCGTGCTGATCATGATACATTCTGGTTTGATGCAAAACGGTTATTACGTACCCAAACTTCAACAGTTCAAATTCGAACTATGGAAAATCAAAAACCACCAATTCGAATTATTGCTCCAGGCAGAACCTACCGAAACGATTATGATCAAACCCATACTCCGATGTTCCATCAAATGGAAGGGTTGTTGGTAGATAAAGATATTAGTTTTACGCATTTAAAAGGTTTATTACATGATTTTCTTCACTGTTTCTTTGAAGATAATATGGAAATAAGATTTAGACCTGCATATTTTCCATTTACTGAACCTTCAGCAGAAGTTGATATTAAAGCTAAAAATGGTAAATGGTTAGAAGTGTTAGGCTGTGGCATGGTTCATCCTAATGTGTTACGTAACGTAGGTATTGATCCTGAAGAGTATTGTGGTTTTGCATTTGGAATGGGAATCGAAAGATTAACCATGTTACGTTACGGTGTCACAGATTTACGTTCTTTCTTTGAAAATGATTTACGTTTTTTAAAGCAATTTAATTAGTTCTGGAGATCAAAACATGAAATTTAGTGAAAGTTGGCTACGTGAATGGATCAATCCAGAAATAAGTAGCGATAAATTATCAGATCAGTTAACCATGGCTGGTTTAGAAGTAGATGATATTGAAAAAGTTGCTGGTGATTTTACCGGTGTTGTGGTGGGTAAAGTTGTTGAATGTAAACAACATCCAAATGCTGACAAATTACGAGTGACCAAAGTAGATATTGGTAAACCTGAATTATTGGATATTGTTTGTGGTGCACCTAATTGCCGTCAAGGTTTAACTGTAGCTTGTGCCACAATTGGTGCTGTATTACCTGGTGATTTTAAAATCAAAGCAGCAAAACTTCGTGGTGAACCATCGGAAGGGATGTTGTGTTCTTATTCTGAGTTAGGCATTTCTGACGATCATAATGGAATTATTGAATTACCAGAGGATGCCCCTTTAGGACAAGATATAAGACAATATTTAAATTTAGATGATGTAATGATTGATATTAGCGTTACACCAAATCGTGCCGATTGTTTTGGTATCATTGGTGTCGCGAGAGATATTTCTGCTGTAAACAATATCCCAATGAAAGAACTAAAAGTTGAAAATATCACTCATACAATTAATGATACTTTACCTATTCAGGTTAATGCAGCTAAAGCAGCCCCTCGTTATTTAGGTCGTATTATCAAAAATGTTAAAGTTGATGCTTTAACTCCGCTATGGATGAAAGAAAAGTTACGTAGAGGTGGTATTCGTTCTGTTGATGCCATTGTTGATGTTACTAACTACGTTTTATTAGAACTCGGTCATCCAATGCACGCTTTTGACTTAGCTGAGATTGAGAAGGGCATTGTTGTGCGTTATGCCAATAAAGATGAAAAGCTTGTCTTACTTAATGGTAATGAGGTTAAGCTTGATGAAAAAACATTAGTCATAGCTGATCAGCAAAAAGCATTAGCAATCGCAGGTATTATGGGCGGTGAAAAATCAGGTGTAACTGCATCAACGAAAGATATTTTCCTTGAATCAGCGTTCTTTTCTCCATTAGTGATAACGGGTAAAGCACGTGAATATGGTTTACATACTGAAGCTTCTCATCGTTATGAAAGAGGTGTTGATCCTTATTTACAATCAGCTGCAATCGAAAGAGCAACTCAATTGATTGTTGAAATCTGTGGCGGTGAAGTAGGACCTATTACTGAAGTTGTGAATGAGAATGAGCTTCCAGTTCAAGCAACAATTGAATTACGTCGAAACAGAATTGATCGCATTATTGGTTATCATATTGAAACTCAAAAGATTACCGATATTCTTGTAAGATTAGGTTGTGAAGTTATTTATAATGATGATAGTTGGAAGGTTAAATCACCTAGCTGGCGATTTGATTTACAACTCGAAGAAGATCTTGTTGAAGAGGTTGCACGGATTTATGGTTATAACAATATTCCTAATGTGAATATGAAAATTGAATCTGTGAT
This window contains:
- a CDS encoding carbohydrate kinase family protein; protein product: MNDIKIVAIGEFLWDCLPNGKKIGGAAANFCYHAKSAGANAILVSAIGDDDNGRELREQIEKLQIPQQIQISANYPTGTVLVKLDSAGKPTYDIVNPVAWDDIQLTNQLLELIQQDDLDAIYFGSLIQRNIHNHELLQKIINHRSQKSKIIVDINLRQNHYNHATLLLCIEHANILKLNDEELPIVADLLKIKADPQALFNYLNQHYQLELLIYTCGSEGSHLITQNEQNHCPAEKITPIDTVGAGDSFMAISSVLYLKGKQLQEINSKANHIAAYVCTQSGPMPILPQAYIAEL
- the thrS gene encoding threonine--tRNA ligase, coding for MPIITLPDGSQRQFDKPVTVLEVAQSIGAGLAKACIAGRVNGERKDACDVIEHDATLAIITAKDEDGLEIIRHSCAHLLGHAIKQLWPNTQMAIGPTIDNGFYYDVDLDHSLTQEDLDALEKRMHELAKKDYEVKKEVVSWERAREVFWERHEPYKIAILDENIPKDSTPALYHHEEYIDMCRGPHVPNMRFCHHFKLQKVAGAYWRGNSDNKMLQRIYGTAWADKKQLDSYLQFLEEAAKRDHRKIGKQLDLYHMQEEAPGMVFWHNDGWIIFRELEVFVRTKLKEYDYQEVKGPFMMDRVLWEKTGHWGNYKELMFVTSSENREYCIKPMNCPGHVQIFNQGLKSYRDLPLRMAEFGSCHRNEPSGSLHGLMRVRGFTQDDAHIFCTEGQIRSEVNSCIKMVYDTYSTFGFKDITVKLSTRPEKRIGKDETWDLAEKDLAECLQENGIEFEYLPGEGAFYGPKIEFTLHDCLGRAWQCGTVQLDFMLPERLDATYVGEDNERHVPVMIHRAILGSMERFMGILTEDCAGFFPTWLAPLQVAVINITDNQADYAKQLTEQLQKVGIRAKADLRNEKIGFKIREHTLKRVPYMFVCGDKEMESGTISVRTRQGKDLGSFEVKHVIELLLNEIHSRSLEQMN
- the infC gene encoding translation initiation factor IF-3, with protein sequence MKVSKRIQSTRAHKINDEITAREVRLTGVDGEQLGIVSLDEALKQAEEATLDLVEISPNAEPPVCRIMDYGKFLYEKSKATKEQKKKQKVVQVKEIKFRPGTDEGDYQVKLRSLIRFLEDGDKAKVTLRFRGREMAHQQLGTEMLDRIKEDLADLAIIESYPTKIEGRQMIMVLAPKKK
- the rpmI gene encoding 50S ribosomal protein L35, with the translated sequence MPKIKTVKGAAKRFKKTASGGFKHKQANKSHILTKKSTKRKRHLRGLTTVSKGDLGLVVACVPYA
- the rplT gene encoding 50S ribosomal protein L20, which encodes MARVKRGVIARARHKKILKQAKGYYGARSRVYRVAFQAVIKAGQYAYRDRRQRKRQFRQLWIVRINAAARQCGLSYSRFINGLKKASIEIDRKILADIAVFDKNAFAALVEKAKAAL
- the pheS gene encoding phenylalanine--tRNA ligase subunit alpha; this encodes MSQLVELVSNAKSAIESANDINTIEQIRVEYFGKKGYFTMQMASLRDVPADQRPAVGQKINDAKQEVVELLNQKRNFLERQTLNAKLANETIDITLPGKSLELGGLHPVTKTINRLVEFFGQLGFAVETGPEIEDDYHNFDALNIPAHHPARADHDTFWFDAKRLLRTQTSTVQIRTMENQKPPIRIIAPGRTYRNDYDQTHTPMFHQMEGLLVDKDISFTHLKGLLHDFLHCFFEDNMEIRFRPAYFPFTEPSAEVDIKAKNGKWLEVLGCGMVHPNVLRNVGIDPEEYCGFAFGMGIERLTMLRYGVTDLRSFFENDLRFLKQFN
- the pheT gene encoding phenylalanine--tRNA ligase subunit beta, which codes for MKFSESWLREWINPEISSDKLSDQLTMAGLEVDDIEKVAGDFTGVVVGKVVECKQHPNADKLRVTKVDIGKPELLDIVCGAPNCRQGLTVACATIGAVLPGDFKIKAAKLRGEPSEGMLCSYSELGISDDHNGIIELPEDAPLGQDIRQYLNLDDVMIDISVTPNRADCFGIIGVARDISAVNNIPMKELKVENITHTINDTLPIQVNAAKAAPRYLGRIIKNVKVDALTPLWMKEKLRRGGIRSVDAIVDVTNYVLLELGHPMHAFDLAEIEKGIVVRYANKDEKLVLLNGNEVKLDEKTLVIADQQKALAIAGIMGGEKSGVTASTKDIFLESAFFSPLVITGKAREYGLHTEASHRYERGVDPYLQSAAIERATQLIVEICGGEVGPITEVVNENELPVQATIELRRNRIDRIIGYHIETQKITDILVRLGCEVIYNDDSWKVKSPSWRFDLQLEEDLVEEVARIYGYNNIPNVNMKIESVMKPKPENKISLSRVKNLLVDKGYQEAVTYSFVDPKIQQTLHPQQPQITLPNPISSEMSVMRLSLWSGLLEAVLYNQNRQQSRMRLFETGLRFIPDESCEFGVRQELMLSGVITGNLYEEHWTLPKQNVDFYDVKGDLEQLFILLGCSDDIEYQRSELDALHPGQSAVILFNGEVIGNFGVLHPEIEKKLSLNSKTLVFEINLAKINDKKVPVAQELSKYPSNKRDIAVVVSNTIPAADIISECKRAGGEQLVKVNLFDVYQGDKIDKDQKSLAISLILQDKSRTLEEEDITNIVSNCVIALQNRFNALLRE